CCTTTTAAAAAATGAAATACAATGAAAAAAATAATACTGTTACTTTTTATATTCTCTGGAATAATTTCTTGTAAACAAAGTTCTAAAGTAATTAAAAAAGAAAATAAAGAAGCAACAATTGATGCTTCAACTGTAAAGAAACACTTGTATACTTTAGCTTCAGATGAAATGGAAGGTAGAAAAACAGGAACATCTGGAATTGAAAAAGCTGCTAAATACATAGAAAACGAGTTTAAACGAATTGGCTTAAAAACCTACGATACATTAAAAGATTACAGACAGACTTTTACTTTTACCGACAGAAGATCTAAAAAAGAATTAACAACAAGTAATATTATTGGTGTTTTAGAAGGAAAAAGTAAGAAAGATGAATATGTGGTAGTTTCAGCACATTATGATCATTTAGGAATTAAGAAAAAGAAAGGTGAATTAGATAGTATTTACAATGGAGCAAATGATGATGCATCTGGTGTTACAGGTGTTTTGGCTTTGGCAGAATATTTTAAAACAAAAGGAAATAATGAAAGAACAATTCTTTTTGTAGCTTTTACAGGAGAAGAAATGGGGTTAATTGGTTCTACTTATTTTGGTAAAGGAATTGATGCTAGTAAATTTGTTGCGGGTATTAATTTAGAAATGATTGGTAAAGTGCCTAATTTTGGTCCAAATACTGCTTGGTTATCTGGTTTTGAACGTTCTGATTTTGGTAAGATTGTTCAGAAGAATTTAGAAGGTTCTGGGTATACTTTACATCCAGATCCGTATCCGAAATTCAATTTATTTTTTAGATCAGACAATGCTTCTTTAGCACGTTTGGGAGTGCCTTCTCATACATTTTCTACAACACCAATTGATGTTGATAAAGATTATCATAACGTTTCTGATGGAGTAGAAACGTTAGATGTAGCTGTTGTAACAGAAACTATAAAAGCGGTTGCGAAAGGAACGGAAAGTATTATTAGTGGAAAAGATACTCCAACAAGAGTGTTGTTAGAGGAAGATAAAAAATAATAAATATGAAGGCTTTA
The window above is part of the Polaribacter sp. SA4-12 genome. Proteins encoded here:
- a CDS encoding M28 family peptidase, producing MKKIILLLFIFSGIISCKQSSKVIKKENKEATIDASTVKKHLYTLASDEMEGRKTGTSGIEKAAKYIENEFKRIGLKTYDTLKDYRQTFTFTDRRSKKELTTSNIIGVLEGKSKKDEYVVVSAHYDHLGIKKKKGELDSIYNGANDDASGVTGVLALAEYFKTKGNNERTILFVAFTGEEMGLIGSTYFGKGIDASKFVAGINLEMIGKVPNFGPNTAWLSGFERSDFGKIVQKNLEGSGYTLHPDPYPKFNLFFRSDNASLARLGVPSHTFSTTPIDVDKDYHNVSDGVETLDVAVVTETIKAVAKGTESIISGKDTPTRVLLEEDKK